The following coding sequences lie in one Vibrio sp. BS-M-Sm-2 genomic window:
- a CDS encoding TauD/TfdA dioxygenase family protein, whose product MLKIEPITPHIGARIHGLNLADCSESELDDVYKALVTYQVIFLDEQSLSPEQHLVLAKRFGELEPAHPFFPRVEQVPQVSVIETTRGNAPMESYWHTDLTWRKLPSKASLLHAQYIPDVGGDTIWCSMTAVFDSLDESMKDKLRGLSATHSLVAFEGIESDQIELDWHKSLLKTAQENPPVVHPLVQVHPETGKETLYINEQFTRYINELKLEDSNSLLSQLFEIARQPEYQVRFKWNKGSMAIWDNRVTQHYAVIDYGDTPRKMHRVTVT is encoded by the coding sequence ATGTTGAAAATTGAACCCATTACACCTCACATTGGCGCTCGTATTCATGGATTAAACCTAGCGGATTGCAGTGAAAGCGAACTTGATGATGTGTATAAGGCACTTGTTACTTATCAAGTCATTTTCCTAGATGAGCAAAGCCTTTCGCCGGAACAACACTTGGTGCTTGCAAAGCGTTTTGGTGAGCTTGAACCCGCTCATCCTTTCTTCCCACGTGTAGAACAAGTACCGCAAGTCAGTGTGATAGAAACCACTCGAGGCAATGCGCCAATGGAGAGTTATTGGCATACCGATTTAACCTGGCGCAAATTGCCATCGAAAGCCTCTCTATTACATGCTCAATATATACCGGATGTCGGTGGCGACACGATTTGGTGTTCGATGACCGCAGTGTTTGATTCATTAGATGAAAGCATGAAAGATAAGCTAAGAGGCTTATCGGCAACGCATTCATTAGTCGCGTTTGAAGGTATTGAATCGGATCAAATCGAGTTAGATTGGCATAAGTCACTGCTGAAAACCGCGCAAGAAAATCCGCCAGTGGTACATCCCTTAGTACAAGTTCATCCGGAAACAGGCAAAGAGACGTTATACATCAACGAGCAATTTACCCGTTATATTAATGAACTCAAACTTGAAGATAGTAATTCACTACTTAGCCAGCTGTTTGAAATTGCACGACAACCAGAATATCAAGTGCGTTTCAAATGGAACAAGGGCTCAATGGCGATATGGGACAACAGAGTCACTCAACATTATGCTGTGATTGATTACGGCGATACACCACGGAAAATGCATCGAGTAACAGTGACATAA
- a CDS encoding S8 family peptidase — MLKKVLSCCITATFGIYFASSLAQGSVLNSTENSQQPIAPLMLASSDDAITDRYIVVLKQPQMLMNDAVGLQQFTQQTVGQMANSFSIKTDDVFDSSIIGFVANLDALQLKQLRRDSRVEYIEQDQILSIDPVVSNEAVQSNAIWGLDRIDQRSLPLDRNYNANFDGSGVTAYVIDTGVNNNHEEFGGRSVSGYDFVDNDADSSDCNGHGTHVAGTIGGSQYGVAKNVNIVGVRVLSCSGSGTTSGVISGVDWVAQNASGPSVANMSLGGGRSTALDSAVQGAIQSGVSFMLAAGNSNADACNSSPARVPSGVTVGSTTSSDSRSSFSNWGSCVDLFAPGSQIKSAWYDGGYKTISGTSMATPHVAGVAALYLQENNGLTPLQLAGLLNSRASENKVSDTRGTTNKLLYSLTDSGCEPDCGGPTPGPDPDGKLVSGVPVNGLSGSRGQKDYFYIDLEQGQQLTVVTIGGTGDADLYLRFGDKPTLSTWDCRPYRSGNSETCTVNVTQSGRYHVMLNAYSAYSGLTLQANF; from the coding sequence ATGTTAAAGAAAGTATTAAGTTGTTGTATTACAGCCACATTTGGTATTTATTTCGCATCAAGTTTGGCTCAAGGTTCGGTTTTAAATTCGACTGAAAACTCACAACAACCTATTGCTCCACTGATGTTGGCTTCATCAGATGATGCGATCACCGATCGCTATATTGTTGTATTGAAACAACCGCAGATGCTAATGAATGATGCGGTTGGATTACAGCAGTTCACTCAACAAACGGTGGGTCAGATGGCCAATTCGTTTTCAATCAAAACAGACGATGTTTTTGATAGTTCCATTATTGGCTTTGTGGCAAATCTAGACGCACTTCAATTAAAGCAACTCAGACGTGACTCTCGCGTTGAATACATTGAACAAGACCAAATACTCAGTATCGATCCTGTTGTTTCAAATGAAGCCGTCCAAAGTAACGCGATTTGGGGTTTGGACCGAATAGACCAGAGAAGTCTTCCTTTGGATCGAAACTATAATGCCAATTTTGATGGTTCTGGCGTAACGGCTTACGTGATTGATACGGGCGTTAATAATAATCATGAGGAATTCGGCGGTCGCTCGGTTTCTGGCTATGATTTCGTAGATAACGATGCTGATTCGAGTGACTGTAATGGGCATGGTACCCACGTTGCAGGAACGATTGGCGGCAGCCAGTACGGTGTGGCTAAAAACGTTAACATTGTTGGGGTAAGAGTACTTAGCTGTTCGGGTTCAGGAACTACATCTGGCGTGATATCTGGTGTGGATTGGGTAGCGCAAAATGCATCAGGGCCTTCAGTCGCCAATATGAGTTTAGGTGGCGGGCGTTCAACTGCATTGGATAGCGCGGTACAAGGTGCAATTCAATCCGGAGTGAGCTTTATGTTGGCGGCGGGTAACTCAAATGCCGATGCGTGTAATTCATCGCCGGCTCGTGTACCAAGTGGTGTGACGGTGGGCTCAACAACCAGCTCTGATTCGCGTTCAAGTTTCTCGAACTGGGGCAGCTGTGTTGATCTATTCGCACCGGGATCTCAAATCAAGTCTGCTTGGTATGATGGCGGCTATAAAACGATTAGCGGAACTTCCATGGCGACACCACATGTTGCCGGCGTTGCTGCCTTGTATTTACAAGAAAACAACGGCTTAACACCGCTTCAGCTTGCAGGGTTACTGAACTCAAGAGCCTCGGAGAATAAGGTTTCTGACACAAGAGGAACCACCAATAAACTGCTGTATAGTTTGACTGATAGTGGTTGTGAACCGGATTGCGGTGGTCCAACACCTGGACCAGATCCAGATGGAAAACTAGTTTCTGGCGTGCCGGTTAATGGACTGAGTGGCAGCCGAGGACAAAAGGACTACTTCTACATAGACTTAGAACAGGGCCAACAGCTGACAGTGGTCACCATTGGTGGCACAGGCGATGCGGATCTGTATCTACGTTTCGGGGATAAACCAACGCTTAGTACGTGGGACTGCCGACCTTACCGATCGGGCAACAGCGAGACGTGCACGGTGAATGTCACCCAAAGCGGCAGATACCACGTTATGTTGAATGCATACTCGGCTTACAGTGGTTTGACGCTCCAAGCAAACTTTTAA
- a CDS encoding ACT domain-containing protein encodes MTAITDLDILLKSMSPELIEGDYVFCTVEGGLADYVHLNPMATFREREGLTLVLTEKVATQAQLSFDGVFSMITLSVHSSLEAVGLTAAFATKLGSYGISANVIAGYYHDHIFVQKHKADAAISALKEFSETD; translated from the coding sequence ATGACCGCCATTACCGATTTAGACATTCTGTTGAAGTCCATGTCACCTGAGCTCATTGAAGGTGATTATGTTTTTTGTACAGTAGAGGGAGGACTAGCCGACTATGTCCATCTCAATCCTATGGCGACCTTTCGAGAAAGAGAAGGGTTAACTTTGGTGCTGACAGAAAAAGTGGCGACTCAAGCGCAGTTAAGTTTCGACGGTGTGTTTAGCATGATCACTTTATCGGTACACTCGAGCCTAGAAGCCGTGGGGCTAACAGCCGCCTTTGCGACTAAACTAGGCTCGTACGGCATCAGTGCCAATGTGATTGCAGGTTATTATCACGATCATATCTTCGTCCAGAAGCACAAAGCTGATGCAGCAATAAGTGCGCTGAAAGAGTTCTCAGAAACAGATTGA